One Mustelus asterias chromosome 27, sMusAst1.hap1.1, whole genome shotgun sequence DNA segment encodes these proteins:
- the LOC144479932 gene encoding platelet-activating factor acetylhydrolase IB subunit alpha2-like isoform X1 gives MCFDEDPVFNQGARSAPASTAAPTSEPLLRTLFLVFSAGNRLWKTMSQEGLNSAAVPLCAEDVQGDGRWKSLHNRFVLDCKDKEPDVLFVGDSMVQLLQQYEIWRDLFSPLHALNFGIGGDTTRHVLWRLENGELENIKPKVIVLWVGTNNHEHTAEEVVGGIEAIVQLINIQQPQAKVVVLGLLPRGEKPNPLREKNTEVNLLLKRSLLKFPNMQFLNVDAEFVHSDGTISHHDMFDYLHLTQIGYAKVCKPVYELLVQLLEETPEEKQATLA, from the exons acccagtttttaaccaaggAGCACGCAGCGCACCGGCTTCGA CCGCTGCTCCCACATCTGAGCCGCTGCTCCGTACTTTATTCCTGGTGTTCAGTGCTGGAAACCGCCTCTGGAAAACGATGAGCCAAGAAGGTTTAAACTCCGCTGCAGTTCCACTCTGCGCAGAGGATGTCCAGGGAGACGGCCGATGGAAATCACTG CACAACCGATTTGTCCTGGACTGCAAGGACAAAGAGCCTGATGTCCTTTTCGTCGGGGACTCCATGGTGCAACTCCTGCAGCAGTACGAG ATCTGGAGGGACTTGTTCTCACCACTGCATGCACTTAACTTTGGGATTGGAGGAGACACCACAAGACATGTCTTATGGAGGCTGGAGAATGGAGAACTGGAAAACATCAAACCCAAG GTAATTGTCCTCTGGGTGGGGACCAACAATCACGAACACACAGCTGAGGAAGTAGTTGGCGGGATCGAGGCTATTGTACAGCTCATTAACATACAGCAACCTCAGGCCAAAGTGGTGGTATTG GGTCTCCTGCCCCGTGGTGAAAAGCCCAATCCTTTACGAGAGAAGAACACAGAGGTAAACCTGCTCTTGAAGAGGTCCCTCCTGAAGTTCCCAAACATGCAGTTCCTCAATGTTGACGCAGAGTTTGTGCATTCCGACGGCACCATCTCCCACCATGACATGTTCGACTACTTGCACCTCACCCAGATCGGCTACGCCAAAGTCTGCAAACCCGTCTATGAACTGCTTGTCCAGCTGCTGGAGGAGACACCGGAGGAGAAACAAGCCACCCTGGCGTGA
- the LOC144479932 gene encoding platelet-activating factor acetylhydrolase IB subunit alpha2-like isoform X2 — protein sequence MSQEGLNSAAVPLCAEDVQGDGRWKSLHNRFVLDCKDKEPDVLFVGDSMVQLLQQYEIWRDLFSPLHALNFGIGGDTTRHVLWRLENGELENIKPKVIVLWVGTNNHEHTAEEVVGGIEAIVQLINIQQPQAKVVVLGLLPRGEKPNPLREKNTEVNLLLKRSLLKFPNMQFLNVDAEFVHSDGTISHHDMFDYLHLTQIGYAKVCKPVYELLVQLLEETPEEKQATLA from the exons ATGAGCCAAGAAGGTTTAAACTCCGCTGCAGTTCCACTCTGCGCAGAGGATGTCCAGGGAGACGGCCGATGGAAATCACTG CACAACCGATTTGTCCTGGACTGCAAGGACAAAGAGCCTGATGTCCTTTTCGTCGGGGACTCCATGGTGCAACTCCTGCAGCAGTACGAG ATCTGGAGGGACTTGTTCTCACCACTGCATGCACTTAACTTTGGGATTGGAGGAGACACCACAAGACATGTCTTATGGAGGCTGGAGAATGGAGAACTGGAAAACATCAAACCCAAG GTAATTGTCCTCTGGGTGGGGACCAACAATCACGAACACACAGCTGAGGAAGTAGTTGGCGGGATCGAGGCTATTGTACAGCTCATTAACATACAGCAACCTCAGGCCAAAGTGGTGGTATTG GGTCTCCTGCCCCGTGGTGAAAAGCCCAATCCTTTACGAGAGAAGAACACAGAGGTAAACCTGCTCTTGAAGAGGTCCCTCCTGAAGTTCCCAAACATGCAGTTCCTCAATGTTGACGCAGAGTTTGTGCATTCCGACGGCACCATCTCCCACCATGACATGTTCGACTACTTGCACCTCACCCAGATCGGCTACGCCAAAGTCTGCAAACCCGTCTATGAACTGCTTGTCCAGCTGCTGGAGGAGACACCGGAGGAGAAACAAGCCACCCTGGCGTGA